In Neoarius graeffei isolate fNeoGra1 chromosome 17, fNeoGra1.pri, whole genome shotgun sequence, a single window of DNA contains:
- the seraf gene encoding von Willebrand factor D and EGF domain-containing protein, with product MAVFNQSSSLLWTYLCMAMLGLLAGGCLGGSDSPRGVSLPFVFDLNAVCDPPCRHAGICIRNSTCLCSRGYEGETCQYATCEPKCKNGGECLRPGKCRCPPGLGGKYCEKVACDGGCWNGGECIVVNGQAKCICPSSWIGSKCQEAICPQGCQNGGSCVAPGICSCPEGWLGGACHIAVCKKPCLNGGKCVSPNKCRCRTLFSGPQCEDRKKLF from the exons ATGGCCGTGTTTAATCAGTCATCCTCACTGCTCTGGACTTACCTCTGTATGGCCATGTTGGGTCTTCTGGCTGGTGGGTGTCTGGGAGGATCTGACTCACCCCGTGGCGTCTCCTTGCCTTTTGTGTTTGATCTGAATGCAGTGTGTGATCCACCATGCAGACATGCTGGGATTTGTATCCGAAACAGCACCTGCTTGTGCTCACGGGGCTACGAAGGAGAGACCTGCCAGTATG CTACCTGTGAGCCAAAGTGTAAAAATGGTGGTGAATGTCTCCGACCTGGAAAGTGCAGATGTCCTCCAGGACTTGGTggaaaatattgtgaaaaag TGGCATGTGACGGTGGCTGCTGGAATGGTGGAGAATGCATTGTAGTGaacggacaggccaagtgcatttGTCCCTCCAGCTGGATTGGATCCAAATGTCAAGAAG CAATTTGTCCTCAGGGTTGCCAGAATGGAGGCAGCTGTGTGGCTCCAGGAATCTGCAGCTGTCCAGAGGGATGGCTGGGGGGAGCCTGTCACATCG CTGTGTGTAAGAAGCCGTGTCTGAACGGTGGGAAGTGTGTGTCTCCAAACAAATGTCGCTGTCGCACTCTGTTCTCCGGCCCTCAGTGCGAGGACAGAAAAAAGCTCTTCTGA